A single window of Paracoccus albus DNA harbors:
- a CDS encoding NADH-quinone oxidoreductase subunit M, with amino-acid sequence MTNILSIITFLPIVAALILAVFLRGDDESSRRNAKWLALIATSATFVISLYVLFGFDPANTGFQFVEDRNWIMGLRYKLGVDGISVLFVMLTTFLMPITILSTWEVQSRVKEYMIAFLVLEGLMIGVFVALDLVLFYLFFEAGLIPMFLIIGIWGGQNRIYAAFKFFLYTFLGSVLMLVAMVTMYRAAGTTDIAQLLEFDFSSEPMHFLGWTIFGGLQTLLFLAFFASFAVKMPMWPVHTWLPDAHVQAPTAGSVVLAAVLLKMGGYGFLRFSLPMFPVASDIFQPVVFWLSAIAIVYTSLVALAQSDMKKLIAYSSVAHMGYVTMGAFAANQAGINGAIFQMLSHGFISGALFLCVGVIYDRMHTREIDAYGGLVNRMPKYALIFIFFTMANVGVPGTSGFVGEFLTLLGTFRANTWVATVAATGVILSAAYALWLYRRVTLGSLIKESLKTITDMTPRERWIFVPLVVMTLWLGIYPRAVIDITGPSVEALVNNYAAATEDLAADPAAYRMVEATPAAEAATAEH; translated from the coding sequence ATGACCAATATTCTCTCGATTATCACCTTCCTGCCGATCGTTGCTGCCCTGATCCTTGCAGTTTTTCTGCGTGGCGATGACGAATCCTCGCGGCGCAATGCGAAATGGCTGGCGCTGATCGCCACTTCCGCGACCTTCGTGATCTCGCTTTACGTTCTGTTCGGCTTCGATCCGGCCAATACCGGCTTCCAGTTCGTCGAGGATCGGAACTGGATCATGGGGCTGCGCTACAAGCTGGGCGTTGACGGCATTTCGGTCCTGTTTGTCATGCTGACCACCTTCCTGATGCCGATCACCATCCTGTCGACATGGGAGGTGCAAAGCCGCGTCAAGGAATACATGATTGCCTTTCTTGTACTGGAAGGGCTGATGATCGGCGTGTTTGTCGCGCTCGATCTGGTGCTGTTCTATCTGTTCTTCGAAGCCGGTCTGATCCCGATGTTCCTGATCATCGGGATCTGGGGCGGGCAGAACCGAATCTACGCGGCATTCAAGTTTTTCCTTTATACGTTCCTTGGCTCGGTCCTGATGCTTGTGGCGATGGTCACGATGTATCGCGCCGCCGGCACGACCGATATCGCCCAGCTTCTGGAATTCGATTTCTCGTCCGAGCCGATGCATTTCCTGGGCTGGACGATCTTCGGCGGATTGCAGACGCTGCTGTTTTTGGCCTTCTTCGCAAGCTTTGCGGTCAAAATGCCGATGTGGCCGGTGCATACCTGGCTGCCGGATGCGCACGTTCAGGCCCCCACGGCCGGGTCGGTGGTGCTGGCCGCTGTGCTGTTGAAAATGGGCGGCTACGGCTTCCTGCGCTTTTCGCTGCCAATGTTCCCGGTCGCCTCTGACATCTTTCAGCCGGTGGTGTTCTGGCTGTCAGCCATCGCCATTGTCTATACCTCGCTGGTGGCATTGGCGCAGTCGGACATGAAGAAGCTGATCGCCTATTCTTCCGTAGCGCATATGGGCTACGTAACGATGGGTGCGTTTGCCGCCAATCAGGCAGGCATTAACGGCGCCATTTTCCAGATGCTGTCGCACGGTTTCATTTCCGGGGCGCTGTTCCTGTGTGTTGGCGTGATCTACGACCGGATGCACACACGCGAAATCGACGCCTATGGCGGTCTGGTTAACCGCATGCCGAAATATGCGCTGATTTTCATTTTCTTCACGATGGCCAATGTCGGCGTTCCCGGCACTTCTGGCTTCGTCGGTGAGTTCCTGACACTCCTTGGCACGTTCAGGGCAAACACCTGGGTCGCAACCGTGGCGGCCACTGGCGTTATCCTGTCGGCTGCCTATGCGCTGTGGCTATATCGCCGGGTCACGCTTGGATCGCTGATCAAGGAAAGCCTGAAGACAATCACCGATATGACCCCGCGAGAGCGTTGGATCTTTGTGCCGCTCGTGGTCATGACATTGTGGCTGGGGATTTATCCGCGCGCGGTGATAGACATTACCGGCCCAAGCGTCGAGGCATTGGTGAACAACTACGCTGCCGCGACGGAAGACCTGGCTGCCGATCCTGCTGCGTATCGCATGGTCGAGGCCACACCTGCGGCAGAAGCCGCCACGGCAGAGCACTGA
- the nuoN gene encoding NADH-quinone oxidoreductase subunit NuoN gives MTSLDFTIIMPEILLAAYAMLALLAGAYFGKDAIARPILWATVAVLLALAFYVEVGVAPEGEAFYGMFISDAFSRFSKIVILLSAAAVVAMSADYMERRGMLRFEFPILIALSVTGMMIMVSAGDLLSLYLGLELQSLALYVVAAMRRESSRSSEAGLKYFVLGSLSSGMLLYGASLIYGFAGTTSFAGIINVVHGGTLPVGLLFGMVFVMVGLAFKVSAVPFHMWTPDVYEGSPTPVTAFFASAPKVAAMALLARVLVDAFGQVPGDWGQILAVLAVLSMFLGSIAGIRQTNIKRLMAYSSIAHMGFALMGLAAGTALGVQSMLLYMAIYAVMNVGVFAWIMSLERDGEPVTDLASLHQFANGEPVKAFAVMILLFSLAGVPPMLGFFAKLGVLNAAVDGGMTWLAVAGVIASVIGAFYYLRIVYYMYFGTDIEPVGSRMAPVSVVMLVASAAIVLLGAITTFGVDRAAGRAADALMLSEGVVVEQAAAPAAQHGG, from the coding sequence ATGACTTCGCTTGATTTCACGATCATCATGCCGGAAATCCTATTGGCGGCTTATGCCATGCTGGCACTGCTCGCCGGGGCCTATTTCGGCAAGGATGCGATTGCGCGGCCCATTCTGTGGGCCACGGTCGCGGTCCTGCTGGCGCTCGCCTTCTATGTAGAGGTCGGCGTCGCGCCCGAGGGCGAAGCCTTCTACGGCATGTTCATCTCTGACGCATTCTCGCGCTTCTCGAAGATCGTCATCCTGCTTTCCGCCGCCGCGGTCGTCGCCATGAGCGCCGATTACATGGAGCGGCGCGGGATGCTGCGTTTCGAATTTCCGATCCTGATCGCCCTGTCCGTGACGGGGATGATGATCATGGTCTCTGCCGGTGATCTGCTGTCGCTTTATCTTGGGCTGGAGCTGCAATCGCTGGCGCTTTATGTGGTGGCGGCAATGCGCCGCGAATCCTCGCGTTCGTCCGAGGCGGGGCTGAAATATTTCGTTCTCGGCTCTCTCAGCTCTGGGATGCTGCTCTATGGTGCGTCGCTGATCTATGGCTTTGCGGGTACAACAAGCTTTGCCGGGATCATCAATGTTGTGCATGGCGGTACGCTGCCTGTTGGGCTGCTGTTCGGTATGGTCTTTGTGATGGTCGGTCTGGCATTCAAGGTTTCGGCGGTTCCGTTCCACATGTGGACGCCGGATGTCTACGAAGGCTCCCCCACGCCGGTGACGGCATTCTTCGCCTCGGCACCCAAGGTTGCCGCGATGGCACTGCTGGCGCGCGTGCTGGTCGATGCGTTTGGTCAGGTGCCGGGCGATTGGGGACAGATCCTTGCGGTGCTGGCGGTACTGTCGATGTTCCTTGGTTCCATCGCCGGCATCCGTCAGACGAATATCAAGCGTCTGATGGCCTATTCCTCGATCGCGCATATGGGCTTTGCGCTGATGGGGCTGGCTGCGGGTACCGCGCTTGGCGTGCAGTCTATGCTGCTTTACATGGCGATTTATGCGGTGATGAATGTTGGCGTTTTTGCATGGATCATGTCGCTGGAGCGGGATGGAGAGCCGGTGACCGATCTGGCCAGCCTGCATCAATTCGCGAATGGAGAGCCGGTGAAGGCCTTTGCCGTGATGATCCTGCTGTTCAGCCTTGCGGGTGTGCCACCGATGCTGGGCTTCTTCGCGAAGCTGGGCGTGCTGAATGCGGCTGTGGATGGCGGTATGACATGGCTGGCGGTTGCGGGCGTTATCGCATCTGTTATCGGCGCGTTCTATTATCTGCGCATCGTCTACTACATGTATTTCGGTACCGATATTGAACCCGTCGGCAGCCGTATGGCACCAGTATCCGTGGTCATGCTTGTGGCTTCGGCAGCAATCGTTCTGCTGGGTGCTATCACCACATTCGGGGTGGATCGTGCGGCTGGCCGTGCGGCTGATGCGCTGATGTTAAGTGAGGGTGTCGTCGTCGAACAAGCGGCTGCGCCCGCTGCGCAACACGGTGGCTGA
- a CDS encoding biotin--[acetyl-CoA-carboxylase] ligase: MADQHPWPEGVARHVLPRSPSTNAEALRMAPKLAGQAWIITHDQFQGRGRRGRDWAMPKGNFAGSLVLRPKGGASNAALYSFVAALALYDALGLAAGPSARLALKWPNDVLLNGGKVAGILLESTGQGGEVAALAIGIGVNLFSAPPTDPEAAFAPVSLREETGITVGAEEFLDLLAPSFSAWERRFLTEGFVPIRDAFLARAARLGETIKARTGTAEFVGRFDGIDEAGSLILSTASGRQLIPAADVFF, encoded by the coding sequence GTGGCTGATCAACATCCCTGGCCTGAGGGCGTTGCGCGGCATGTCCTGCCGCGCAGCCCATCCACCAATGCCGAAGCGCTGCGCATGGCCCCGAAGCTTGCCGGCCAGGCATGGATAATCACGCATGACCAGTTTCAGGGACGCGGTCGCCGTGGTCGTGACTGGGCTATGCCGAAAGGGAACTTCGCGGGTTCTCTGGTCTTGCGGCCGAAAGGCGGCGCCTCCAACGCAGCACTTTATAGTTTTGTTGCTGCATTGGCGCTTTATGATGCGCTTGGCCTGGCCGCTGGGCCATCGGCGCGTCTGGCGCTGAAATGGCCGAATGACGTCTTGTTGAACGGTGGCAAGGTCGCCGGAATTCTTTTGGAAAGTACGGGGCAGGGCGGCGAGGTCGCGGCACTCGCCATCGGGATCGGCGTGAACCTTTTTTCGGCCCCTCCGACCGATCCCGAGGCCGCATTTGCGCCGGTGAGCCTGCGCGAGGAAACCGGGATAACGGTCGGTGCAGAAGAGTTTCTCGATTTGCTGGCACCCAGCTTCTCGGCGTGGGAGCGACGCTTCCTGACCGAAGGTTTCGTCCCCATCCGCGATGCTTTTCTTGCCCGCGCCGCACGACTTGGTGAAACGATAAAGGCGCGGACAGGGACGGCTGAATTCGTCGGACGGTTTGACGGGATCGACGAAGCCGGATCGCTTATTCTGAGCACTGCCTCCGGACGCCAACTTATTCCTGCTGCGGATGTATTCTTCTGA
- a CDS encoding type III pantothenate kinase, producing the protein MLLCIDTGNTNTVFSIWDGEKFLSHWRIATDHKRTADEYYVWLQTLISLTHFELDIDRCIISSTVPRVVFNLRVLCNRYFNTRPLVVGKPDCLLPAEPRVDSGATVGPDRIVNTWAAHERLGGDVIVVDFGTATTFDVAADDGAYVGGVIAPGVNLSLEALHMGAASLPHVDVTKPARVIGTNTIACIQSGIFWGYIGLVEGIIGQIRNEQDRPMKVIATGGLAPLFEQGTDVFDSIEDDLTVHGLRLIYDYNKEAGNV; encoded by the coding sequence ATGCTGCTTTGTATTGACACCGGAAATACCAACACGGTCTTCTCGATCTGGGATGGCGAAAAGTTTCTGTCGCATTGGCGCATCGCCACCGATCACAAGCGGACCGCGGATGAGTATTATGTCTGGCTGCAGACGCTGATCTCGCTGACCCATTTCGAACTGGATATTGATCGTTGCATTATCTCTTCGACGGTTCCGCGTGTCGTGTTCAATCTGCGCGTGCTTTGTAACCGCTATTTCAACACGCGCCCGCTGGTGGTCGGCAAGCCTGACTGCCTGCTTCCGGCAGAACCCCGTGTCGATTCCGGTGCCACCGTCGGGCCCGACCGAATTGTCAACACATGGGCCGCGCATGAGCGCCTCGGCGGTGATGTGATCGTCGTCGACTTTGGAACCGCCACGACCTTTGACGTCGCGGCGGACGATGGCGCCTATGTCGGCGGTGTGATTGCGCCCGGTGTTAACCTTAGCCTGGAGGCGCTGCATATGGGCGCGGCATCTTTGCCGCATGTTGATGTCACCAAGCCCGCGCGCGTGATCGGCACGAATACGATCGCCTGTATCCAGTCAGGAATCTTTTGGGGCTATATTGGTCTGGTCGAGGGCATCATCGGCCAGATACGCAACGAACAGGACAGGCCGATGAAGGTTATTGCAACCGGCGGCCTTGCTCCGTTGTTTGAACAGGGAACGGATGTTTTCGACAGCATCGAAGACGATCTGACCGTCCACGGGCTGCGGCTCATCTACGATTATAACAAGGAGGCGGGGAATGTCTGA
- a CDS encoding ribonuclease J, with product MSDRLIYLPLGGAGEIGMNAYVYGYGPKGKERLIVVDLGVTFGDMDTTPGVDLIMADTAWLQANKDRIEAIFITHAHEDHVGALGLLWDRLEKPVHCRKFTGTLAKMKLEERGLSPDAVRIHEPRPDVVEAGPFKVQFVPISHSIPESSALIIDTPAGRIVHSGDFKLDGTPVVGEAFDPILWHEIAGEAGGIKVLACDSTNVFNLHPGRSEALLANPLLDFVMAQPNLVAATTFASNVARLKSLAEAGVAAGRKICLLGRSMRRMTQVAQETGVVSDFPNTISPEEAAELPRNEVMLIVTGSQGERRAASAQLARGSYLGIRLQEGDSFLFSSSVIPGNERGVIRIMNQFSEIGVDVFDGQDGTFHVSGHANRPDLEAVHDLLKPAILLPMHGEHMHLREHAEIGREKGIASIVATNGAVVDITGDRPEIVDNVEAGRIYLDGSVLIGAFDGVIRDRIRMALNGHVTVSVIVDEEDNPFPDAWVEPMGLAERGRSNQPVAEQIESELAEFLERADAKTVADDKKIEDAVRKITRQVTMEEIGKKPEVTVIISRLAP from the coding sequence ATGTCTGACCGGCTGATCTATCTGCCGCTTGGCGGCGCAGGCGAAATTGGCATGAACGCCTATGTCTATGGATATGGGCCAAAAGGTAAGGAACGCCTCATCGTCGTCGATCTGGGTGTAACCTTCGGCGACATGGACACGACACCGGGTGTCGATCTGATTATGGCCGATACGGCGTGGCTGCAGGCCAACAAGGACCGGATCGAGGCGATATTTATCACCCACGCGCATGAGGACCACGTCGGTGCGCTTGGTCTGCTGTGGGACCGCTTGGAAAAGCCGGTTCACTGCCGGAAGTTCACCGGCACGTTGGCGAAGATGAAGCTGGAAGAACGTGGCCTTTCGCCTGATGCCGTGCGCATCCACGAACCACGGCCCGATGTCGTCGAGGCTGGGCCGTTCAAAGTCCAGTTCGTGCCGATCAGCCACTCGATCCCCGAAAGCTCCGCGCTGATCATTGATACGCCTGCCGGTCGGATCGTGCATAGCGGCGATTTCAAACTGGACGGAACGCCGGTTGTCGGCGAAGCCTTCGATCCCATTCTGTGGCACGAGATTGCCGGCGAAGCGGGCGGCATAAAGGTTCTGGCCTGCGATTCCACCAATGTGTTCAACCTGCATCCCGGCCGGTCAGAGGCGCTGCTGGCGAACCCTCTGCTGGACTTCGTTATGGCGCAACCGAATCTCGTCGCTGCGACAACGTTCGCCTCCAATGTCGCGCGCCTGAAATCGCTGGCCGAGGCAGGCGTGGCGGCAGGCCGGAAGATCTGTCTGCTTGGCCGTTCGATGCGCCGGATGACACAGGTTGCGCAGGAAACCGGTGTTGTGTCCGACTTTCCGAACACGATCAGCCCTGAAGAGGCGGCAGAACTGCCCCGAAATGAGGTCATGCTGATCGTCACCGGCAGTCAGGGCGAACGCCGCGCGGCCTCCGCCCAACTCGCGCGCGGTTCCTATCTTGGTATCCGCCTGCAAGAGGGTGACAGCTTCCTGTTCAGCTCCAGCGTCATTCCGGGGAACGAGCGAGGCGTGATCCGCATCATGAACCAGTTTTCTGAAATTGGTGTCGATGTGTTTGACGGGCAGGACGGGACATTCCACGTCTCCGGCCACGCCAACCGGCCCGATCTGGAGGCGGTGCACGATCTGCTGAAGCCTGCAATTCTGCTGCCAATGCATGGCGAACACATGCATTTGCGCGAACACGCGGAAATCGGGCGAGAGAAGGGCATTGCCTCAATCGTCGCGACGAATGGTGCTGTGGTGGATATCACGGGCGACAGGCCCGAGATCGTCGACAACGTCGAAGCGGGACGAATCTATCTTGACGGGTCCGTTCTGATAGGCGCGTTTGACGGCGTGATCCGCGACCGGATCCGCATGGCACTGAACGGTCATGTCACAGTCAGCGTGATCGTTGATGAAGAGGACAATCCCTTCCCGGACGCCTGGGTCGAACCGATGGGCCTGGCAGAACGCGGGCGCTCCAACCAGCCGGTTGCCGAGCAGATCGAGTCTGAACTGGCCGAATTCCTGGAGCGTGCAGATGCCAAGACCGTTGCGGATGACAAAAAGATCGAGGACGCGGTGCGCAAGATTACCCGTCAGGTCACCATGGAAGAAATCGGCAAAAAGCCAGAGGTTACGGTCATCATAAGCCGACTGGCGCCTTGA
- the trmB gene encoding tRNA (guanine(46)-N(7))-methyltransferase TrmB: MSDKPFDPNPTHRNFYGRRHGKTLRRSQKGYLAEDLGPLQPTGITLQDNPDRTPIDPAAIFGDDRPIWLEVGFGGGEHMVHMAATYPQMGIIGCEPFINGVAMLVGKIKSAGVENVSVHPGDARDLMDVLPDGSISKAFLNYPDPWPKTRHHRRRFVTPEHLLPLHRVMAPGAEFRVATDIPSYVRQTLEEVPKAGFQLESLRAVAWPDWLSTRYEQKALREQRTPTYMSFRRV; encoded by the coding sequence ATGTCTGACAAGCCCTTCGATCCGAATCCGACCCACCGCAATTTCTACGGCCGACGCCATGGCAAGACCCTGCGTCGTAGCCAGAAGGGCTATCTGGCCGAGGATCTGGGGCCGTTGCAGCCCACCGGGATTACGCTTCAGGACAACCCTGACCGCACGCCAATCGACCCCGCCGCGATTTTCGGTGACGACCGCCCGATCTGGCTGGAGGTCGGCTTCGGCGGGGGCGAACATATGGTCCATATGGCCGCAACCTATCCGCAGATGGGCATCATCGGGTGTGAACCCTTCATCAACGGCGTGGCCATGCTGGTGGGAAAGATCAAGTCCGCTGGGGTGGAGAATGTCAGCGTGCATCCCGGCGATGCGCGCGATCTGATGGATGTGCTGCCCGATGGCTCGATCTCAAAGGCGTTTCTGAACTATCCCGATCCATGGCCCAAGACACGGCATCATCGCCGGCGTTTTGTCACGCCAGAGCATTTGCTGCCGTTGCACCGGGTCATGGCACCGGGGGCAGAGTTCCGCGTCGCCACGGATATTCCATCATATGTCCGCCAGACGCTGGAAGAGGTGCCGAAAGCAGGTTTCCAACTTGAAAGCCTGCGTGCCGTCGCTTGGCCGGACTGGCTGTCTACCCGCTATGAACAAAAGGCGCTGCGCGAGCAGCGGACACCGACCTATATGTCGTTCAGGCGGGTTTGA
- the mazG gene encoding nucleoside triphosphate pyrophosphohydrolase, whose translation MSDSAALKQGSTDRNQDEITRLIDIMAALRDPESGCPWDIEQDFASISPYTIEEAYEVADAIAREAWDEFPAELGDLLLQVVFHAQMASEKGMFDFADVAAKISDKLIDRHPHVFGDESRDKSAAQQVKDWETIKAAERAAKAEKGVLDGVALGLPALTRAVKLQNRAARVGFDWPGAEHVLDKIAEETAELVEARESADHDHLTEEFGDLLFVVANLARHLDIDPEEALRGANAKFTRRFRFIEAQLQAQGRRPDESNLAEMDGLWDDAKRAEREAS comes from the coding sequence ATGTCTGACAGTGCCGCCCTGAAGCAAGGGTCAACCGACCGGAATCAGGACGAAATCACGCGCCTGATCGACATTATGGCGGCGCTTCGCGACCCTGAATCGGGATGTCCGTGGGACATCGAACAGGATTTTGCCTCAATCTCTCCCTACACAATCGAAGAGGCCTATGAGGTGGCCGATGCCATCGCACGCGAAGCATGGGACGAATTCCCCGCAGAGTTGGGCGATCTGCTGTTGCAGGTCGTTTTTCACGCTCAGATGGCCAGCGAAAAGGGCATGTTCGACTTTGCAGACGTGGCCGCAAAGATATCTGACAAGCTGATTGACCGGCACCCGCATGTCTTTGGCGACGAATCGCGTGACAAATCAGCGGCCCAGCAGGTTAAGGATTGGGAAACGATCAAAGCGGCCGAGCGTGCTGCCAAGGCCGAAAAGGGCGTGTTGGACGGGGTCGCCCTGGGTCTTCCGGCACTTACGCGCGCGGTGAAGCTGCAAAACCGCGCCGCCCGCGTCGGATTCGATTGGCCGGGCGCGGAACATGTGCTGGACAAGATTGCCGAGGAAACTGCCGAATTGGTCGAGGCCCGAGAAAGCGCTGATCACGACCATCTGACCGAGGAATTCGGCGACCTGCTGTTCGTGGTCGCCAACCTCGCCCGCCATCTGGATATCGACCCCGAAGAAGCGCTACGGGGCGCCAATGCCAAATTTACCCGCCGTTTCCGCTTTATCGAGGCGCAGCTTCAAGCGCAGGGCCGACGCCCGGATGAATCGAACTTAGCGGAAATGGATGGTCTGTGGGATGACGCCAAGCGAGCCGAACGCGAGGCATCCTGA
- the yajC gene encoding preprotein translocase subunit YajC — translation MFVSPAYAQAAGGAGGAAAITQFIPLILIFVIMYFLILRPQQKRMKEHKNMVAALKRGDQVITQGGLIGKVTDVKEGEVTVEIAQGVKVRVVRATISQVLNATTPAAANS, via the coding sequence ATGTTCGTTTCTCCTGCCTATGCGCAAGCCGCCGGTGGCGCCGGCGGTGCGGCCGCTATTACGCAGTTTATCCCGCTGATTCTGATCTTCGTGATCATGTATTTCCTGATCCTGCGCCCGCAGCAAAAGCGCATGAAGGAACATAAAAACATGGTTGCGGCGCTGAAGCGGGGCGATCAGGTCATCACCCAGGGGGGGCTGATCGGCAAGGTGACCGATGTCAAGGAAGGTGAAGTCACCGTCGAAATCGCGCAGGGCGTCAAGGTCCGCGTTGTTCGCGCCACGATTTCGCAGGTCCTGAACGCGACCACCCCTGCCGCCGCAAATTCCTGA
- the secD gene encoding protein translocase subunit SecD — translation MLDIPLWKRVLILGVVAIGLIWALPNFFYGRVEAHNDAVAASEAAGFVSDEQQAAIDAWPNWMPNGLVNLGLDLRGGAHLLAEVNVAEVYKSRMDALWPELRRVLAEQRDTIGAVRRVPGPEDELHVEIENADQMAAAVAAARTLATPVVSLSGAGQNDIEISASGNQLQINLSDAEKTATDDRTVQQSLEIVRRRVDEVGTREPTIQRQGADRILIQVPGIGSAAELKELIGTTAKLTFNPVISRTTDANAAPGVGNALLPSIDEEGVFYIVEDSPVVTGEELTNAQPGFDQNSQPAVNFNFNPSGARKFGAYTAANIGQPFAIVLDDEVISAPVIRDAITTGAGQISGSMDVASSTQLAVLLRAGALPAELTFLEERTIGPELGQDSIDAGKVASAVGFVAVIVLMIASYRLFGVFAAIALTLNIGLIFGILSLIGATLTLPGIAGIVLTIGMAVDANVLVFERIREELKRAKGPARAIEQGYRHAMSAIVDANVTTLIIAAILFMMGSGPVKGFAVTLAIGIVTSVFTALWVTRLMMVIWFDRARPKTIEV, via the coding sequence ATGCTGGATATTCCGCTTTGGAAACGCGTCCTGATTCTGGGCGTGGTGGCAATCGGCCTGATCTGGGCCTTGCCGAACTTCTTCTATGGCCGTGTAGAGGCCCATAACGACGCGGTTGCCGCATCCGAAGCAGCGGGCTTTGTCAGTGATGAACAGCAGGCGGCCATAGATGCATGGCCGAACTGGATGCCGAACGGATTGGTCAACCTTGGTCTCGACCTGCGCGGCGGTGCCCATCTGCTGGCGGAGGTGAACGTTGCGGAAGTCTACAAATCCCGCATGGATGCCCTCTGGCCGGAACTGCGCCGGGTGCTGGCAGAGCAGCGCGACACCATCGGTGCCGTGCGCCGCGTGCCGGGTCCCGAAGACGAGTTGCATGTCGAAATCGAGAATGCAGATCAAATGGCAGCGGCGGTCGCTGCTGCGCGCACTCTTGCGACGCCTGTCGTCTCTCTCAGCGGTGCGGGGCAGAACGATATCGAGATTTCTGCTTCGGGCAATCAGTTGCAGATCAATCTGTCGGATGCCGAAAAAACCGCGACTGATGACCGAACCGTTCAGCAATCGCTGGAAATCGTTCGCCGCCGCGTCGATGAGGTCGGCACACGAGAGCCGACGATCCAGCGTCAGGGTGCGGACCGTATTCTGATTCAGGTGCCGGGCATCGGGTCTGCCGCTGAACTGAAAGAACTGATCGGGACGACCGCGAAGCTGACATTCAACCCCGTGATCAGCCGGACGACGGATGCGAATGCCGCGCCCGGTGTCGGCAATGCGCTTCTGCCCTCGATTGATGAAGAGGGCGTGTTCTACATTGTCGAGGATAGCCCCGTTGTAACAGGTGAAGAGCTGACGAATGCCCAACCCGGCTTCGACCAGAACAGCCAGCCTGCGGTGAACTTCAACTTCAACCCGTCGGGCGCACGCAAATTCGGCGCATACACCGCCGCCAATATCGGCCAGCCCTTCGCGATTGTGCTGGATGATGAGGTGATCTCTGCCCCGGTCATCCGTGACGCGATCACGACCGGTGCTGGCCAGATTTCCGGTTCCATGGATGTCGCCAGTTCCACCCAGCTTGCGGTCCTGCTGCGCGCCGGTGCGCTTCCGGCGGAACTCACGTTTCTTGAGGAACGCACCATCGGACCGGAACTGGGACAGGACAGCATCGATGCGGGCAAGGTTGCCTCTGCGGTGGGCTTTGTCGCTGTCATCGTGTTGATGATTGCCAGCTATAGGCTGTTCGGCGTGTTTGCCGCGATTGCGCTGACGCTGAATATCGGGCTGATCTTTGGTATCCTGTCCCTGATCGGCGCCACGCTGACGCTGCCTGGTATCGCCGGTATTGTGTTGACCATCGGTATGGCGGTTGATGCCAATGTTCTGGTTTTCGAACGTATCCGCGAAGAGCTGAAGCGTGCCAAAGGACCGGCACGGGCGATCGAGCAGGGCTACCGTCACGCGATGTCGGCCATTGTCGATGCCAACGTGACCACTCTGATTATCGCGGCGATCCTGTTTATGATGGGCTCTGGCCCGGTCAAGGGCTTTGCCGTCACGCTGGCCATCGGTATCGTGACATCCGTCTTTACGGCGCTTTGGGTGACGCGTCTGATGATGGTGATCTGGTTTGATCGCGCTCGCCCCAAGACGATAGAGGTTTGA